TTTTTATAATTTCAGGGTCGCTTGTAAATATCCTTATCCAGATTCCAGGATTTATAAAAAACAACAATCCGATAAAGAGCATGAAAATGCTTATTAGAACAGCGGCAACCCATGCTGTTTTTTCCGCCCGGTATATTTTTTTAGCGCCTATGTTCTGGCCGACCATTGTCAGAACAGCTGTTGTTAAGGCAATTGCGGGCATTATCGCTATTGCATCCATTCTGATGCCGATGCCATAGGCGGCTATTGCATAGGTTCCATAAATGCTGACGATTCTCATGAGAAACATGAATCCTATGGATGTAAACACGTTGGAAAGCGAACTTGGCACGCCTATTGAAAGAGTTTTCCTTATTATAGAGAAATCAAATTTAAAATCCCTAATGTTAAGCCTTATAACGCTTCTTTTTTTCAATATATGGCGAAGCAATATGACGCAGCTTATAAACTGCGCGAATACTGTAGCAATGGCAGCTCCGGCAACGCCCATTTCAGGCAATCCGGCAATGCCAAAAATCAGGAATGGGTCAAGAATAAAGTTAACCATGGTTGTAAAAAACAGCACTTTTGTCGGTGTTTTTGTATCGCCTTCTGCCCTTAATACTGCGCTTAATGTCATGTATAGGAATGCAAAAACAGACCCGGAAAAAATTATCCTGGCATAAGCCAACGTCATGCTGAATATTTCCGGTGTTGCGCCGAGCAGCCTGAATAAAGGAACAGCAGAAATTATGCCTGCTGCTGTAATCAAAATTCCAAAAAAAAGCGAAATCAGAATAGAATGCTCAGCGGCATTGTCTGCTTCCTTGTTTTTCTTTGCACCGAGATAGCGGGCTACAAGAGATGCTGTGCCTGTTGAAATTCCTGCGCTTAAAGCGATTATTATGAAAAAAACAGGAAACACCATTGAAGTGGCAGCAACTCCCAAAGTGCTATATCTCCCAATCCATATCGTATCTACGACATTGTAAAAGGCATTGAGAAGCACTCCGATAAAAGCAGGCCAGGCAAGAAAAACAAGAGTTTTCAGGATATTGCCTTTTGTCAGATCGAGCCTGCTCATCTGAACTTAGAATGCCCCCACTGTATGAGAAGATCAACCCCCAGCTTTTCAACATGCTCTGGAACATCGCAGGCGCCGAAGCAGGAATTGAGCCAGATCAGTGCCTTTGCCTTTATGTTTTTCTCCACTGCTTCCTTTATTTCATCTGCCCTCGGCTTCAGGCCGTCTGGCAATTGAATGCAGACTAGCTTTGCTTTCTGCTTTTTTATTTCGGCGATTGCCCTGTCAAGCTCCAGATCATAATCCATGGCAAATAAAGAAATAGGTTTGTTTTTAAAGGTTTTTATTTTTAAGCCAAATGCGCATATTTCGTTTTAACTGAAAAATAATTTTGGTGTTTTAAATGCGCTCCTTTCTTCATGCACGCTTTTGATTTCAACTTCGCCACACACCAATTCGATTCCGCAATATTCAGCGCATGTGATAATTATTTCATTAACTCCATTAATGTAACTAGTTAAAATTTCTGATTTATTTTTTTCCTTGGCTTTTTTGCTAAGCACAATACTGATTGAGCCGCTGTCTTTTGCACAAGGATCATAATTAAAAAGATTTATTGTAGCTAATTTATCCTCAAATGCATCAGCTAAGTTAGTTGATGTGGGGCCTCCATATTTTAATTTTAACTCATTTTTAATTTTTTCATAAAATTCAGAAATATCTGCACCTTTCTCCAAGTTCAGAGTTATATCTGATTGGCTTTTTTCACTAACTGCTTCATATATTGTTTTACGCTCATAACAACAAACTACATTGTGCACGGAAAGTTTTTTTCCTTCCATTTTTATCTCTTTAAGAAATAAAGTTTGTTTTTGCCTTTTGCTTCTCTTATTTTTGCGTCTAATAATGATTCTATTGTTGCATCATCAAAATCTGGATAATATGATTTAAGATTTCCAACTATCTCTCCAACATCTTCCTTGAAAGAGTCTACTTTTAACCATGTTGGATATGGTTCTTGACGTATGATTTTGATAAGGTATGTATTTTTATACAATTTAGTTTTTATATCTATTTCCTCGTCAGTTACCCCAAAAAAATAATTGCTCTGTAACTGGCGGTTATGGGAAAAAGAAATACAATTAGGCTTCAAAAATTTATTTTCAAAATTAAATCGCTGAATTAAATTAAACTTTTCAGATTTAAGTCTTATATCTATTTGGGCAGATCTTCCTTCGAGATCAAGATTTATAGAATACTTGCCTTGAGCATCTTCTCCAGTTGCAGCTATATTTTTTATCATTATTCCCCTGCAAACAAGTCATCTAATTCGTACTTGCTTACTTTCTTCTTGTTCAGGACGCTCATGACAGGCTTCTTGGACCTGCCTCCAGTAACTTCGTCGAACATGAAATCTTCATCGTCCTCGAAATCAGATTCTTCTTTCATTTTCCTGTTAATCCCTCTAAATCTGGTTTCGGTATTTCAGGGCCTAAGCCGTAATAAGTTCTGTCTGACCTTACTGAATTTGTTTTAGCCAATGTTTCATTATTCAGATCATAAAGTATTTTTGTCAGCAATTCATGGTTATACCCTTTTTTGCCTACTTTTAAGGAATCATCAACTAAACCGAGAGGCGTTTTTGCTGTTTTTCGTTCAACTGAGAAATAATGAATGCCTGTCAATGTTGTGATCTTCACATACAGATCTTTTTCCTCTTTGTTTTTATAAATTCTATAAGGTAGTGATTGATGTTCAGCTATTCTATCAAGTGTAAGAGCGCTTTGTTTACGTACTGCATTAATAGCTACAACTGCCGATACAACAGCAAGTCCAAAGCACGCATATATTAAATGCACTTTTATATTATTAATCCAATCTTTTCTTTCTTCATCATTCATATTTTATCCACCTCAACGTAAAAAACAAGGTTAGAGCTAGTATTTAAATCTTTCGGTTTTGTCACTACTGTTAAATTACTATGAACTAAGATTTATACGGAAATCTCATATATCTCTTGCACTCAAGGCAGTAATAGATCAACTTTCCTCTTTGCAGCCTGATCCTGCAGTTCATGCCTGGCTTAAGAAAAGAATAGCAGTGCTTGCAGAAGCTCTTTTGCAGCCTTGAGGGCACCTTCAACCTTGACTTCATCGCCAGATTGCGGGCTTTCCTGACGAGATCATTGGCTTTGCTTTTATTTTTTTTAAAAGCATCTGCCGCTTCCACGAACATCTGCCCGATTTCCTTTATTACTTCTGATCTTGGTTTTTTGTCTTTTTTAGCCATATTGCAGTATAAAACAGAAAAGTATTTAATAAATTTGCTATTACTCTCACGTATGGGGTTTTTTCAAAGATTGTTTTCTTTCGGAAAGAAGGCTGAGCTCGAGGAAGTAAGGCTGGAAGAAGCTGAGAATTGGCTAGACCAAAAGATAAGCGAAAGATTTGGTAATTTCAATAATTCGATAATGACCTTATTCTCCGATATAAAAAGCAAGAAAGAGGAGCTTAAAACAAATATGACGGAGCTTGAAAAAGCCCAGCTGATGAACCCGAATATTCCTCTAAAGGCAAAAGAAGTGATGGAAGGCAACAGGGGAGCTTACATAAGAAAGCTGGGATATTTCCTAGAGCAGCTTGCCCTTCCCAATGAAAAGGAGTATGAGAATATCCTGGACTTCAGCAGCAATTTTTCAAGCAGCCTGAATGAATTCGGAAAGAACACCTCAAAGAATTTTTATGTTTTAAATGAGTTTTTTGCAACTGATGTGAAGAAAATAGCCCAGAATGTAAAGGAATTTGAGCTGATTGTAAATGACTTAAGAAAGCAGGTGGAAAGAGGGCCGATTGGATTTGGCATGATAAAGGGCGAATTGAAGAACATCAAGGAAAAAATAAAGCTTAAAAAGGAACTGAATGAAAAAATAAAAGCCATTGAAATCGAAATTGAAAATATAAAAAACAAAATAAAAAATACTGAAGAAGAATTAAATGCAAAGCAGGAAAATAATGAATTTAGGGCTTATAAAGCGCTTGAAAAGGAAAAAGACAGGATTTCAGCCAGGATAAAAGAGCATAAAGCCAATTTCCTGAACATATTCGGCACATTTGAAAAGGCGCTTAAGAAATACGAGAGAATGGCAATGGATGAAGCGATTGCGCATGGTTACTTAGCCGACCCCATAAACACATTAATCAAGGATGAAGAATTCAGGGTATTGGAATTATTGGGAAAATTAAGTGAAAATATTGATGGACTAGACCTCAAGGAAGACAAGAAAAAAAGAACTTTGGAGCTTATTAAAAAACTAGACAGGGATTTCTTTGAAAAGTTTTTGATTGAGCTTGAGGACCTTGAAAACTCGGCAAAGATGTTTGATGAAAAGATAAAAGCAGCAACTGTAATGAAGGAGCATGCCGAATTAAAAGACAAGTTAAATGAATTCCAATATGGGCTGCAG
The DNA window shown above is from Candidatus Woesearchaeota archaeon and carries:
- a CDS encoding MATE family efflux transporter — its product is MSRLDLTKGNILKTLVFLAWPAFIGVLLNAFYNVVDTIWIGRYSTLGVAATSMVFPVFFIIIALSAGISTGTASLVARYLGAKKNKEADNAAEHSILISLFFGILITAAGIISAVPLFRLLGATPEIFSMTLAYARIIFSGSVFAFLYMTLSAVLRAEGDTKTPTKVLFFTTMVNFILDPFLIFGIAGLPEMGVAGAAIATVFAQFISCVILLRHILKKRSVIRLNIRDFKFDFSIIRKTLSIGVPSSLSNVFTSIGFMFLMRIVSIYGTYAIAAYGIGIRMDAIAIMPAIALTTAVLTMVGQNIGAKKIYRAEKTAWVAAVLISIFMLFIGLLFFINPGIWIRIFTSDPEIIKIGFWYFRIISLSYIFKGFQFVMSGAFQGSGKVIAPAIVNISAWLVFAVPLAYLMAVKLGFGLIGVWIAMLMSAIYGGLANMFLFARGHWKRASL
- a CDS encoding diphthamide synthesis protein; translation: MDYDLELDRAIAEIKKQKAKLVCIQLPDGLKPRADEIKEAVEKNIKAKALIWLNSCFGACDVPEHVEKLGVDLLIQWGHSKFR
- a CDS encoding ribonuclease P codes for the protein MAKKDKKPRSEVIKEIGQMFVEAADAFKKNKSKANDLVRKARNLAMKSRLKVPSRLQKSFCKHCYSFLKPGMNCRIRLQRGKLIYYCLECKRYMRFPYKS